From one Desulfurobacterium thermolithotrophum DSM 11699 genomic stretch:
- a CDS encoding hemolysin family protein, whose translation MEGWALFLILLCVLSEGFFSGSEIAIVSLPKVELKKRLQKGDKAAKLLNKLLSEPEKLLTTTLIGTNLSTVTGSTIYATLILGDIIKVFPQLSAYPEIVTVLTFTPITLTFGELIPKSLFQKYSHQIAFKIVYPIYLFYYLFKPISFVVITFAKTFAKLVGAESEQNPFVTKEELQLLVESSSRFPVEKTERNILKNILKLREKTVGDIYVPLLNVVAVNENAPVKSALSLLEKSGFSKLPVYRKRFDDIVGYISIGDLLNTESGEISVKELMRPILVFPEYMSIFDALKEFRKSSDQMAIVVDEYGSTLGILTLEDILEEIVGRIEDEFDKSKLSITKKGNEILADGSVEIEELNKLLKKPLPKSPDYVTVAGLILSKLGRFPKKREKIDLETAEIIVEDVEKKRIKKVKVKEK comes from the coding sequence ATGGAAGGTTGGGCTCTTTTTTTAATACTTTTATGTGTTCTTTCTGAAGGTTTCTTTTCAGGAAGCGAAATAGCAATAGTTTCTCTTCCAAAAGTAGAACTTAAAAAAAGATTGCAGAAGGGAGATAAGGCTGCAAAGCTTTTGAACAAGCTTCTTTCTGAACCTGAAAAACTACTTACAACAACCTTAATAGGTACCAATCTTTCTACTGTTACAGGTTCAACAATTTATGCAACTTTGATACTTGGAGATATTATTAAAGTATTTCCCCAATTGTCTGCTTATCCAGAAATTGTTACTGTTTTGACATTTACTCCGATAACTTTGACGTTTGGAGAACTAATTCCTAAAAGCCTGTTTCAAAAGTACTCCCACCAAATAGCCTTTAAGATTGTCTATCCAATTTATCTCTTTTATTATCTTTTTAAACCTATCTCTTTTGTTGTTATAACTTTTGCAAAAACATTTGCAAAGTTAGTTGGAGCTGAATCCGAGCAAAATCCATTTGTAACAAAAGAGGAACTTCAGCTTCTTGTGGAGAGCTCCTCAAGATTTCCAGTAGAAAAAACGGAAAGAAATATTCTTAAAAATATCTTAAAGCTTAGAGAAAAAACAGTTGGAGATATTTACGTTCCTCTCTTAAATGTTGTTGCGGTAAATGAAAATGCACCTGTAAAAAGTGCCTTAAGTCTTTTAGAAAAGTCTGGTTTCTCAAAACTTCCTGTTTATAGAAAGAGATTTGATGATATAGTTGGTTACATTTCTATAGGAGATCTTCTTAATACAGAAAGTGGAGAAATATCTGTAAAGGAACTCATGAGACCAATTCTCGTATTTCCAGAATACATGAGTATATTTGATGCACTTAAAGAATTTAGGAAATCCAGCGATCAAATGGCAATTGTTGTTGATGAGTATGGTTCAACTCTTGGAATTTTAACTCTTGAAGACATACTTGAAGAAATTGTTGGAAGAATAGAAGATGAATTTGATAAGTCTAAACTTTCAATTACTAAGAAAGGAAATGAAATCCTAGCTGATGGTTCTGTGGAAATAGAGGAATTAAACAAACTACTTAAAAAACCTCTTCCTAAAAGTCCTGATTATGTTACAGTTGCTGGTCTTATACTCTCAAAACTTGGAAGATTTCCTAAAAAAAGGGAAAAAATAGACCTTGAAACGGCCGAAATAATAGTTGAAGATGTAGAAAAAAAGAGAATAAAAAAAGTTAAAGTAAAAGAGAAATAA
- the purT gene encoding formate-dependent phosphoribosylglycinamide formyltransferase — MKIGTPLSHNSTQVLLLGSGELGKEFALEALRLGIEVIAVDNYQFAPAQQVAQRFYVIDMKDGSQIKNIVYREKPDFIVPEIEAIDTDVLLELEEEGFNVVPCAKAVKYTMDRIGIRRLAAEELGLKTSKYRFASDLESYKKAVKEIGLPVVVKPVMSSSGKGQSIVRKEEEIDEAFFYAQRNARGKGNAVIIEEFIDFDFEITLLTVRTKEQGTLFCEPIGHVQVDGDYQESWQPQPMTETALKRAKEMAKAITDALGGYGIFGCEFFVKEDEVWFSEVSPRPHDTGMVTMITQNMSEFEIHLRAILGLPMDIKLISPGASHCFHAKGFGVAPRYEGIEKALSIPDTTVKIFGKPTTRPRRRMGITLATADTVDEARKKAKEAALKIKVIES; from the coding sequence ATGAAGATAGGAACTCCCCTTTCTCACAATTCTACGCAAGTACTTCTTCTTGGAAGCGGTGAACTTGGAAAAGAATTTGCTCTAGAGGCTTTAAGACTTGGAATAGAGGTTATAGCTGTTGATAATTATCAATTTGCTCCAGCACAGCAAGTAGCGCAGAGGTTTTATGTTATAGATATGAAAGACGGCAGCCAAATAAAGAATATAGTTTATAGAGAGAAACCTGATTTTATAGTTCCGGAAATTGAGGCAATTGATACTGATGTTCTTTTAGAACTTGAAGAGGAAGGCTTTAATGTTGTTCCTTGTGCAAAGGCTGTAAAGTACACAATGGATAGAATAGGAATAAGAAGATTAGCAGCAGAGGAACTTGGACTAAAAACTTCAAAATATCGCTTTGCCTCGGATTTGGAAAGTTATAAGAAAGCTGTTAAAGAAATAGGTCTTCCTGTTGTTGTAAAACCGGTTATGAGTTCTTCAGGAAAAGGACAAAGTATAGTTAGAAAAGAAGAGGAAATAGATGAAGCATTTTTCTATGCTCAAAGAAATGCAAGAGGTAAAGGTAATGCTGTTATTATTGAAGAGTTTATAGATTTTGATTTTGAAATTACGCTTTTAACTGTTAGAACTAAGGAACAGGGAACTCTTTTCTGTGAACCAATTGGTCATGTCCAAGTTGATGGAGATTATCAAGAAAGTTGGCAACCTCAACCTATGACAGAAACAGCTCTTAAGAGAGCAAAAGAAATGGCAAAAGCCATTACCGACGCTCTTGGAGGTTACGGCATATTTGGCTGCGAATTTTTTGTAAAGGAAGATGAAGTTTGGTTTAGTGAGGTTTCTCCTCGCCCTCATGATACTGGAATGGTAACGATGATTACTCAAAACATGAGCGAATTTGAAATTCACTTAAGAGCAATTTTAGGACTTCCTATGGATATAAAACTAATATCACCAGGAGCTTCTCACTGTTTTCATGCCAAAGGTTTTGGAGTTGCTCCAAGATATGAAGGAATTGAAAAAGCTCTATCAATTCCAGATACAACGGTAAAAATTTTTGGTAAACCTACTACAAGGCCAAGAAGGAGAATGGGAATAACCTTGGCTACTGCTGATACTGTTGATGAAGCAAGAAAGAAAGCTAAGGAAGCAGCACTAAAAATAAAGGTCATTGAAAGTTAA